Proteins encoded in a region of the Corynebacterium genitalium ATCC 33030 genome:
- a CDS encoding ABC-F family ATP-binding cassette domain-containing protein has product MANLINLENVSKTWGLKTLLDGVSLGVQTGDRIGVVGLNGGGKTTLLEVLTGIEPPDEGRVSHTNDLRMAVVTQRFDLPDEMTVGQAVVEPLGLEVFEWASNAKVREVLAGTGVAELGLDTPVGQLSGGERRRVNLAAALVRDLDLVVLDEPTNHLDVEGVQWLADHLMKRKLAIVVVTHDRWFLDTVATLTWEVHDGKVDVYEGGYNDWTFARAERARQADAIEQRRQNLARKELAWLRRGAPARTSKPRYRIEAAEALIADVPAPRDTVELMAFSKQRQGRVVIELEDARIDAPDGRTLVDHLTWRLAPGERIGLVGVNGSGKTTLLRALADDYPLAAGRRVEGQTTRIGWLRQELDDLDPTRRVIDAVEDVATYITLGKKELSASQLAERLGFSPKRQRTPVGDLSGGERRRLQLTRVLMSEPNVLLLDEPTNDLDIDTLQELEDLLDSWPGTLVVISHDRYLIERIADVTYALFGDGDLTNLPGGIEQYLERRKAMEQDSGVLNLGQNGPKAAEKPAGVSPQERRELSKKMKSLDRKMEKLDEQVAALEAQITAMSQEDAPDFEAIGAKTGEVAELRGQREELELEWLELGEMLEG; this is encoded by the coding sequence ATGGCTAACCTGATCAACCTGGAAAATGTGTCCAAGACGTGGGGGCTGAAAACGCTCTTGGATGGAGTCTCTCTCGGCGTGCAAACAGGCGACCGCATCGGCGTTGTCGGTCTCAATGGCGGCGGAAAGACCACGCTGCTGGAGGTGCTCACCGGCATCGAGCCGCCAGATGAGGGGCGCGTGTCCCACACGAACGATCTGCGGATGGCGGTGGTGACGCAGCGTTTCGATCTGCCAGATGAGATGACCGTTGGCCAGGCAGTTGTGGAGCCGCTTGGATTGGAGGTCTTCGAGTGGGCGTCGAATGCGAAGGTCCGCGAGGTGCTTGCCGGCACCGGTGTGGCTGAGCTCGGGTTGGACACACCCGTGGGGCAGTTGTCGGGTGGTGAGCGCCGACGCGTGAACCTTGCCGCTGCGCTCGTGCGTGATCTCGATCTGGTTGTGCTCGATGAGCCGACAAACCACCTCGATGTGGAAGGCGTGCAGTGGCTCGCTGACCATTTGATGAAGCGCAAACTCGCCATCGTGGTGGTCACGCACGACCGCTGGTTCCTGGACACGGTGGCCACCCTGACCTGGGAAGTCCATGACGGCAAGGTGGATGTGTACGAGGGCGGCTACAACGACTGGACCTTCGCCCGTGCTGAGCGTGCACGTCAGGCCGACGCGATTGAGCAGCGTCGCCAGAATCTCGCCCGCAAAGAGCTCGCGTGGTTGCGCCGCGGTGCGCCGGCGCGCACGTCGAAGCCGCGCTACCGCATCGAGGCGGCGGAAGCACTCATTGCGGACGTTCCTGCCCCGCGCGACACGGTCGAGCTCATGGCGTTTTCCAAGCAGCGCCAGGGGCGCGTTGTGATCGAGCTGGAGGACGCACGTATTGACGCTCCGGACGGGCGAACCCTTGTGGACCATCTCACGTGGCGTCTCGCGCCGGGGGAGAGGATCGGTCTCGTCGGCGTGAACGGATCCGGCAAGACGACGCTGCTGCGCGCGTTGGCAGACGATTACCCCCTCGCTGCAGGCCGCCGCGTTGAAGGCCAGACGACCCGTATTGGATGGCTACGCCAAGAGCTCGACGACCTCGACCCGACCCGCCGGGTTATCGACGCCGTCGAAGACGTGGCCACCTACATCACCCTGGGCAAAAAGGAGCTATCTGCCTCCCAGCTGGCGGAACGCCTCGGGTTCTCGCCCAAACGTCAACGCACCCCCGTCGGGGATCTCTCCGGTGGAGAGCGCCGTCGCCTGCAACTGACGCGTGTGCTCATGAGCGAACCGAACGTGCTGCTTCTCGACGAGCCAACCAACGACCTCGACATCGACACCCTCCAGGAACTCGAGGACCTGCTCGACTCGTGGCCGGGGACGCTCGTGGTGATCTCCCACGACCGCTACCTCATCGAGCGCATCGCTGATGTCACGTACGCCCTTTTCGGCGACGGGGACTTGACCAACTTGCCGGGTGGGATTGAGCAGTACCTGGAGCGCAGAAAAGCAATGGAACAGGACTCGGGCGTGCTCAACCTGGGGCAGAACGGGCCGAAGGCTGCGGAGAAGCCGGCTGGCGTCTCACCGCAAGAACGCCGCGAGCTGTCGAAGAAGATGAAGTCGCTCGACCGCAAGATGGAGAAGCTCGACGAGCAGGTGGCCGCGTTGGAGGCGCAGATCACGGCGATGTCGCAGGAGGATGCCCCGGATTTCGAGGCCATCGGAGCCAAGACGGGTGAAGTCGCAGAACTGCGCGGACAGCGTGAAGAACTCGAGCTCGAGTGGCTTGAGCTGGGAGAAATGCTCGAGGGCTAA